The following proteins are co-located in the Methanomassiliicoccales archaeon genome:
- a CDS encoding ATP-binding protein: MVNYYFILDVENFISMGSHTRYGYPNMYFDPRPKTKKEDLYNREKELKQFFKAISYSSLIVVTGLRRTGKTSFVNVALVESDCPFAILDLRGLPFNPSYADIVRRLEAAFRQINRKWLSDFSEALKHLKGVSFLGNELSFEWGKAGVDLAELFSEIDKWAEKKNRKFLIAYDEIQVIRGDKWMLHFLAHVVDSYHNIVVVVTGSEVGVLFDFLGLDQPNSPLYGRHFVQVQMTNFSASTAKDFLVSGFRQIKLEPSAELLEYAVKRLDGVPGWLTLFGVRCRDRNDCSRELVDEVASEAGKLAREEVLKIVALSRRYGATLNFLARIGPATWSQIKSVIETKEARSITNHAVTTVLKNLCNMGIVMRIDNRYVISDVLLSEGIREDPLPE, encoded by the coding sequence ATGGTTAATTATTATTTTATTCTTGATGTTGAAAACTTTATTAGTATGGGTAGCCATACTAGGTATGGGTACCCAAACATGTATTTTGATCCACGGCCAAAAACAAAAAAAGAAGATCTATACAATCGTGAGAAAGAACTTAAACAGTTTTTCAAGGCAATTTCTTATTCATCTTTGATTGTGGTTACTGGTCTTCGTCGGACGGGAAAGACGTCTTTTGTCAACGTTGCGTTAGTTGAGAGTGATTGCCCTTTTGCCATTTTGGATTTGCGCGGATTGCCTTTTAATCCTTCTTATGCTGATATTGTCCGGAGATTGGAAGCAGCTTTTAGACAGATTAATCGAAAATGGCTCTCTGATTTTTCAGAGGCTTTAAAACATTTGAAGGGCGTGTCATTTCTTGGTAACGAGTTGAGCTTCGAGTGGGGTAAGGCAGGAGTGGACCTGGCTGAGCTTTTCAGTGAGATCGACAAGTGGGCTGAAAAGAAGAACAGAAAATTTTTGATTGCATATGACGAAATCCAGGTTATTCGTGGAGATAAGTGGATGCTCCATTTTCTTGCACATGTTGTTGACTCTTACCATAATATTGTGGTCGTGGTGACAGGTTCAGAGGTTGGCGTCTTGTTTGATTTCCTGGGTCTTGATCAACCTAACTCTCCTTTGTACGGAAGACATTTTGTTCAAGTTCAAATGACAAATTTCTCTGCCAGTACGGCAAAGGACTTCCTTGTTTCTGGGTTTAGGCAGATCAAGCTGGAGCCCAGCGCTGAATTGTTAGAGTACGCTGTCAAAAGGCTAGATGGGGTTCCGGGGTGGCTTACGCTGTTTGGTGTAAGGTGTCGAGACAGAAATGATTGTTCAAGGGAGCTTGTAGATGAGGTTGCTTCTGAGGCTGGAAAACTAGCGAGGGAAGAGGTTTTGAAGATTGTGGCCTTGTCTCGGCGTTATGGTGCTACTCTGAATTTTCTCGCGAGAATAGGTCCAGCCACTTGGTCGCAAATTAAGTCTGTGATTGAGACCAAGGAGGCGCGATCAATAACAAATCATGCTGTTACAACCGTTCTTAAAAATCTGTGTAATATGGGCATAGTAATGAGGATTGACAACAGATATGTGATATCTGATGTACTTTTAAGTGAAGGGATTAGAGAGGATCCTCTGCCTGAATAG